One region of Candidatus Hydrogenedentota bacterium genomic DNA includes:
- the topA gene encoding type I DNA topoisomerase, whose translation MKLVIVESPAKAKTIGKFLGRDYKVVASFGHVRDLPQSAGDIPPAYKDKPWARLGVDVDNGFKAVYVAQKESRKHLTELKKLCKDADEVVLATDEDREGESISWHLLEELKPKVPFFRIAFHEITKTAIDQAMASPRGLNDQLVRAQETRRILDRLFGYELSPVLWKKVRTKLSAGRVQSVAVRLVVEREEERRAFHTAEYWDVDAALSAGGKPFTATLVSLDGQRVAQGKDFDAATGGLKGSNGDRVTWLDAAGARAVAGALAANTPWRVGAVDQKEARQRPQPPFITSTLQQAASSACGFAPRRTMQVAQRLYEGVDLGGGEREGLITYMRTDSVVLSEKALREAEAMIKRLFGERYHNRQQYTTKSKMAQEAHEAIRPTHLDKTPEQVAPYLTAEELKLYRLIWNRTIASQMAHAELLKTVVDFNATADGGRAAVLRANGSVVTFPGFLRVMEGLQKETELPPLREGMTAGPGGDIAIEKVEPVKHETQAPARFTEASLVRRLEEEGIGRPSTYAPTISTIQAREYVERAGQALAPTYLGIAVTLLLRRHFGEYVDVGFTARMEDVLDNIAEGGQDWQAFLHDFYFGDRHDYGQGLKPQIAAQLPDIEYPVIPVGETPDGQPLVVRLGRSVPFLQRGEGGEGNTASIPSGLYYDELTVEKALEVLENRSKSGEGLGRDPETGLDVYALNGSYGPYVQLGLVAEGKTKLKRASLPKDTDVNRVTLETALKYLSLPRNLGAHPEKGKPVVATIGPYGPYVGCDGEFRSLPKDPEAVFNIDLEGALALLAQPKGVRAKKLIKALGVMPGTDTPVEVYEGRYGPYVTNGAVNATLPKSSPPEQVTLETALELLAAAEKKPRKAPVRRKAPAKKAAAKKKA comes from the coding sequence TTGAAACTGGTAATTGTGGAGTCCCCGGCCAAGGCCAAGACCATCGGCAAATTTCTGGGACGTGACTATAAAGTCGTGGCGAGTTTCGGCCACGTGCGCGATTTGCCCCAGTCTGCGGGCGACATTCCCCCCGCGTACAAGGACAAGCCCTGGGCGCGCCTCGGGGTGGACGTGGACAACGGGTTCAAGGCGGTCTATGTTGCGCAGAAAGAGAGCAGGAAACACCTGACCGAATTGAAAAAACTGTGCAAGGACGCGGATGAAGTGGTGCTGGCCACGGATGAGGACCGCGAGGGGGAGTCCATAAGCTGGCACCTGCTTGAGGAGCTCAAACCGAAGGTGCCTTTTTTCCGGATTGCCTTCCATGAAATTACGAAGACGGCCATTGACCAGGCCATGGCCTCGCCGCGCGGGCTGAACGACCAACTGGTCCGCGCGCAGGAGACGCGCCGCATTCTGGACCGGCTCTTCGGCTACGAGCTCTCGCCGGTGCTGTGGAAAAAGGTGCGGACCAAGCTGAGCGCCGGGCGGGTGCAGAGCGTGGCGGTGCGTTTGGTGGTGGAGCGCGAGGAGGAGCGGCGCGCCTTCCACACGGCGGAGTACTGGGACGTGGACGCGGCCCTCTCCGCCGGTGGCAAGCCGTTCACCGCCACGCTGGTCAGTCTGGACGGGCAGCGCGTGGCGCAGGGCAAGGATTTTGACGCGGCCACGGGCGGCCTGAAGGGCTCCAACGGGGACCGGGTGACCTGGCTGGACGCCGCCGGCGCGCGCGCGGTTGCCGGGGCGCTGGCGGCCAACACGCCCTGGCGTGTGGGCGCGGTGGACCAGAAAGAGGCGCGGCAGCGGCCGCAGCCGCCGTTCATCACCTCGACGCTGCAGCAGGCGGCCTCGTCGGCCTGCGGCTTCGCCCCGCGCCGGACCATGCAGGTGGCCCAGCGGCTCTATGAGGGCGTGGACCTGGGCGGGGGCGAGCGCGAGGGGCTCATCACCTACATGCGAACGGACTCGGTGGTCCTCAGCGAGAAGGCGCTGCGCGAGGCGGAGGCGATGATCAAACGGCTCTTCGGGGAACGGTACCACAACCGCCAGCAGTACACGACCAAGTCGAAAATGGCCCAGGAGGCCCACGAGGCCATCCGCCCCACCCATTTGGACAAAACCCCCGAACAGGTGGCGCCGTACCTCACGGCGGAGGAGCTGAAACTGTACCGGCTCATCTGGAACCGGACCATCGCCTCGCAGATGGCCCACGCCGAGCTGCTGAAGACGGTGGTGGATTTCAACGCGACGGCGGACGGCGGACGCGCGGCGGTCCTGCGCGCCAACGGGTCGGTGGTCACGTTTCCGGGATTCCTGCGGGTGATGGAGGGGCTGCAGAAGGAAACGGAGCTTCCCCCCCTGCGGGAGGGCATGACCGCCGGGCCGGGCGGCGACATCGCCATTGAAAAAGTGGAGCCCGTCAAGCACGAGACCCAGGCGCCCGCGCGGTTCACCGAGGCCTCCCTGGTGCGGCGGCTGGAGGAGGAGGGCATCGGAAGGCCCTCGACCTACGCGCCGACCATCTCCACCATCCAGGCGCGCGAGTATGTCGAGCGCGCGGGCCAGGCCCTCGCCCCGACCTATCTCGGCATCGCCGTCACGCTGCTGCTCCGCAGGCATTTCGGCGAGTATGTGGACGTGGGCTTCACGGCCCGCATGGAGGACGTGCTCGACAACATCGCCGAGGGCGGCCAGGACTGGCAGGCCTTCCTGCATGACTTTTATTTCGGCGACCGGCACGACTACGGCCAGGGCCTGAAACCGCAGATTGCGGCGCAGTTGCCGGACATCGAGTATCCGGTCATTCCCGTGGGCGAGACGCCGGACGGCCAGCCCCTGGTGGTGCGGCTGGGCCGGAGCGTTCCCTTTCTCCAGCGGGGCGAGGGCGGCGAGGGGAACACCGCCTCCATACCGTCCGGCCTTTATTACGACGAGCTGACCGTGGAAAAGGCGCTGGAGGTGCTGGAGAACCGCTCGAAGTCCGGCGAGGGCCTGGGCCGGGACCCCGAGACGGGGCTGGATGTCTACGCCCTGAACGGCAGTTACGGGCCGTATGTGCAACTGGGCCTGGTGGCCGAGGGAAAGACGAAACTGAAGCGTGCCAGCCTGCCCAAGGACACCGACGTGAACAGGGTGACCCTGGAGACGGCCCTGAAATACCTTTCCCTGCCGCGCAACCTTGGCGCGCATCCGGAAAAGGGCAAGCCCGTGGTGGCCACCATCGGCCCCTACGGCCCCTATGTCGGCTGCGACGGCGAGTTCCGCAGCCTGCCCAAGGACCCGGAGGCGGTCTTCAACATTGACTTGGAGGGCGCGCTGGCGCTGCTGGCGCAGCCCAAGGGCGTGCGCGCCAAGAAACTGATCAAGGCGCTGGGCGTGATGCCCGGCACGGACACCCCCGTCGAGGTCTATGAGGGCCGTTACGGCCCCTATGTGACCAATGGCGCCGTGAACGCGACACTGCCCAAAAGCAGCCCCCCGGAACAAGTGACCCTGGAAACGGCGTTGGAACTGTTGGCGGCGGCGGAAAAGAAGCCCCGGAAGGCGCCGGTCCGGCGGAAGGCCCCCGCGAAAAAGGCGGCGGCGAAGAAAAAGGCCTGA
- a CDS encoding membrane dipeptidase, which yields MADTANPSGNDPRFRVVDLHTHPSLKAYMFRTRFWRAHNPPSGFFPLSMRVDLDALLAGGVKTFVCAAYAVERPMFADIWPLGLLTKMLPRARHLAVADPRELLMEYLDFAEEMVAETRKHRGDVVEVARSRADMQRITGAGKLCMIHAVEGAHHLNGDLGMVDELAARGVCYMIVPHLYPNEAGGCTDVFSSDPRTRLAVGCFSKKRQNASGMSFWGRELVEKLLDVGIMVDPTHGTPEFRREVIDMARRHPKKRPVLMSHTCVPDMGKNRGDPLPEDIRGIAETGGVVGVMMVYQPHLAGRPDAGVETMIGAMDFLMQHGGENVVAMGSDLDGFTTVPKDLRSPRGYTALREAMLRRYTEAQVEKFLGGNAERVLMEGWGR from the coding sequence ATGGCCGACACCGCCAACCCGTCCGGAAACGACCCGCGGTTCCGCGTGGTGGACCTGCACACGCACCCCTCGCTGAAGGCGTACATGTTCCGGACCAGGTTTTGGAGGGCCCATAACCCGCCGTCGGGGTTCTTCCCCCTGTCCATGCGCGTGGACTTGGACGCCCTGCTGGCGGGCGGGGTGAAGACCTTTGTCTGCGCGGCCTACGCCGTGGAGCGGCCCATGTTCGCCGACATCTGGCCCCTGGGACTCCTCACGAAAATGCTCCCCCGCGCCAGGCACCTCGCCGTTGCCGACCCCCGGGAACTGCTCATGGAGTACCTGGACTTCGCGGAGGAGATGGTTGCCGAGACGCGGAAACACCGTGGCGACGTGGTCGAGGTGGCCCGTAGCCGCGCGGACATGCAACGCATCACGGGCGCGGGCAAACTTTGCATGATCCACGCCGTCGAGGGGGCGCACCATCTGAACGGCGACCTGGGCATGGTGGACGAACTGGCCGCGCGCGGGGTCTGCTACATGATCGTCCCGCACCTTTACCCCAACGAGGCGGGGGGCTGCACGGATGTCTTTTCCAGTGATCCGCGCACCCGGCTGGCCGTGGGCTGTTTCAGCAAAAAGCGCCAGAACGCCTCGGGCATGTCCTTCTGGGGCCGCGAACTGGTGGAGAAACTCCTTGACGTCGGCATCATGGTGGACCCCACCCACGGCACGCCGGAATTCCGCCGCGAGGTGATTGACATGGCCCGCCGCCACCCCAAGAAACGGCCCGTCCTCATGTCCCACACCTGCGTCCCCGACATGGGAAAAAACCGGGGCGACCCCCTGCCGGAGGACATCCGGGGGATTGCGGAGACCGGCGGGGTCGTCGGCGTCATGATGGTCTACCAGCCCCACCTGGCCGGACGCCCCGACGCCGGGGTGGAAACCATGATCGGCGCGATGGATTTCCTCATGCAGCACGGCGGCGAGAATGTCGTGGCCATGGGCTCCGACTTGGACGGTTTCACCACTGTACCCAAAGACCTCCGCTCCCCCCGCGGCTACACCGCCCTCCGGGAGGCGATGCTGAGACGGTACACCGAAGCGCAGGTGGAAAAATTCCTCGGCGGCAACGCCGAACGGGTTCTCATGGAGGGTTGGGGAAGATAA
- a CDS encoding RloB domain-containing protein has product MPQKSRSFRRPMGRRRYVRLFVIAAEGFKTEPQYFRLFRDMSSTARVFCIKGNQNSSPLQALKRMRDHLATNTLGRSDEAWLVVDKDQWTDEQIRELHDWSTTGANYSLALSNPNFEYWLLLHFEDGAGVADGNACVLRLRKCLPNYDKGIPSGIISREMVEEAIRRAKRRDTPPCEDWPHEPGSTTVYRLVGKILSA; this is encoded by the coding sequence ATGCCGCAAAAAAGCAGAAGTTTTCGGAGGCCGATGGGCAGGCGGCGGTATGTGAGGCTGTTTGTCATCGCCGCCGAGGGCTTCAAAACGGAACCCCAATATTTTCGCCTGTTCAGGGACATGTCCTCAACGGCCAGAGTGTTCTGCATAAAAGGCAACCAAAACAGTTCGCCTTTGCAGGCGTTGAAGCGAATGAGGGACCACCTGGCCACAAACACGTTGGGGCGGTCTGATGAGGCCTGGCTGGTCGTGGACAAGGACCAATGGACGGACGAACAGATTAGGGAACTGCATGACTGGTCAACGACCGGGGCCAATTACTCGCTTGCATTGAGCAACCCCAATTTTGAATATTGGCTGCTGCTTCACTTCGAGGATGGCGCAGGCGTTGCCGATGGCAATGCCTGTGTTCTGCGTTTAAGGAAGTGTCTTCCAAACTATGACAAGGGAATTCCTTCAGGCATAATCTCGCGGGAAATGGTGGAGGAGGCCATTCGCCGGGCCAAACGCCGCGACACGCCCCCCTGCGAAGACTGGCCGCACGAGCCCGGCAGCACCACCGTTTACAGGCTGGTGGGAAAAATTTTGAGCGCATGA
- a CDS encoding ATP-binding protein: MLIRVTLENWMSFRDSVTFSMIASRERQHRDRLPKLEKYKTSVLPIAALYGGNASGKTNFFKALNFAKKLVVDGTQPDSPILVEPFRLDAKSLGKPTRFTFEILADETIYEFSFAVTRECVLEEKLVQVNSASERVLYEREGGEADFDGSLKNDTSLPIVFKGTRDNQLFLTNSVSQKMNHFRPVYEWFKNTLRLIGPDSRFETFDWFLDEEHPLYVRMNELLPQLDTGIERLGGEAIPYKNIPLSEHERNIIQEKVKEGGGARLRNESPIERVFITRKNGELLAKKLVAYHPKADGTEASFDISLESDGSQRIIDLLPAFLDMSSVNSTKVYVIDEIDRSLHTLLTRHLLESYLSCCGPESRAQLLLTTHDVLLMDQQLFRRDEMWVAEKNVLGASSLVSFSEYKDVRYDKDLRKSYLQGRLGGVPYIMLVGAGTGLKPVRSAKGSG, encoded by the coding sequence ATGCTTATCCGCGTCACCCTTGAAAACTGGATGTCCTTCCGGGACTCCGTTACTTTCTCGATGATTGCCAGCCGGGAGCGCCAGCACCGGGACCGCCTGCCAAAGCTGGAGAAATACAAGACTTCCGTCCTCCCCATTGCGGCCTTGTATGGCGGCAACGCCTCGGGCAAGACAAACTTTTTCAAGGCGCTGAATTTTGCCAAGAAACTGGTCGTTGACGGCACCCAGCCCGACAGCCCCATCCTGGTCGAGCCGTTCCGGCTTGACGCCAAAAGCCTTGGGAAGCCCACACGCTTCACCTTTGAGATATTGGCGGATGAGACCATTTACGAGTTCAGCTTTGCAGTCACCCGTGAATGCGTCCTCGAAGAGAAACTCGTGCAAGTGAACAGCGCCAGCGAGCGGGTTTTGTATGAGCGCGAGGGGGGTGAGGCCGATTTCGATGGTTCTCTCAAGAACGACACATCGTTGCCGATTGTGTTTAAGGGTACGAGGGACAACCAGCTTTTCTTGACCAACTCGGTCTCCCAAAAGATGAATCATTTCCGGCCGGTATATGAGTGGTTTAAGAACACGCTGAGGCTTATTGGTCCCGACTCAAGATTTGAGACATTTGACTGGTTTCTGGATGAGGAACATCCGTTGTATGTAAGGATGAATGAACTGTTGCCGCAGCTTGATACTGGAATAGAGCGTTTGGGCGGTGAAGCCATTCCGTACAAAAACATACCCCTTTCCGAGCACGAAAGGAATATTATCCAAGAAAAGGTCAAGGAGGGGGGGGGTGCCCGGTTGCGCAATGAATCGCCGATTGAACGTGTTTTTATTACCCGAAAAAACGGCGAGCTGCTTGCAAAAAAACTGGTCGCCTATCATCCGAAAGCGGATGGAACGGAGGCTTCATTTGACATAAGCCTGGAGTCGGACGGCTCGCAGCGAATCATAGATCTGCTGCCCGCCTTTTTGGACATGTCCTCCGTAAATTCCACAAAGGTTTATGTCATTGACGAGATTGACCGCAGCCTGCACACCCTGCTGACCAGGCACCTGCTTGAATCGTACCTGTCCTGTTGTGGACCGGAAAGCCGGGCCCAGTTGCTTCTTACGACCCATGATGTCCTGCTTATGGACCAGCAGTTGTTTCGCCGGGATGAGATGTGGGTGGCTGAGAAGAACGTACTGGGCGCGTCGAGCCTGGTTTCATTCAGCGAATACAAGGATGTCCGTTATGACAAGGACCTCCGGAAAAGTTATCTTCAGGGTCGTCTCGGCGGGGTGCCTTATATTATGCTGGTGGGGGCCGGCACAGGCCTGAAACCTGTCCGCAGCGCCAAGGGGAGTGGTTGA
- a CDS encoding aminodeoxychorismate/anthranilate synthase component II gives MIIIVDNYDSFTYNLVQYFGEHDNDVRVFRNDAIDVAGIDALRPDRIVVSPGPCTPHEAGISMEVIRELGPRYPILGVCLGHQSIGAVYGGDVVRAGVIMHGKVSTIRHNGNPFFTDVDNPFTATRYHSLVIKRETCPDCLDITAETEDGVIMAVAHKEHPVWGVQFHPESILTPCGKTMIRNFMGFTAKG, from the coding sequence ATGATTATCATCGTGGACAACTACGACTCGTTCACCTACAACCTGGTCCAGTATTTCGGCGAGCACGACAACGACGTGCGGGTCTTCCGCAACGACGCCATAGACGTGGCCGGGATAGACGCGCTCAGGCCCGACCGCATTGTGGTCTCGCCCGGGCCCTGCACCCCGCACGAGGCCGGCATTTCGATGGAAGTCATCCGCGAGCTCGGCCCGCGCTACCCCATTCTGGGGGTCTGCCTCGGGCACCAGAGCATCGGCGCCGTCTACGGCGGGGACGTGGTGCGCGCGGGCGTCATCATGCACGGCAAGGTCAGCACCATCCGCCACAACGGCAACCCCTTCTTCACGGACGTGGACAACCCCTTCACCGCCACGCGCTACCATTCCCTGGTCATCAAGCGCGAGACCTGTCCCGACTGCCTCGACATCACCGCCGAGACGGAGGACGGCGTCATCATGGCCGTGGCGCATAAAGAGCACCCCGTCTGGGGCGTCCAGTTCCACCCCGAAAGCATCCTCACCCCCTGCGGCAAGACCATGATCCGCAACTTCATGGGATTCACCGCGAAGGGATAG
- the trpE gene encoding anthranilate synthase component I encodes MIYPSLEEFRRLSRPNAVVPVCKEILADLETPVTAYLKLSRGQTFAFLLESVEKADTIGQYSFLGANPSIVFRSKGREGVIVRDGVEEKFTSDNPLNELRALMKQYEPVPVPGLPAFHGGAVGYISYDQVRFFEKLPDDNPDPLNLPDLYYMITDTILIFDHVKNKIQIVSNAHVSGPADAVYNEALRKIHEIEQRLRGPLVVSTERLHNAVEEVPVESNFSREAFCGAVRAAKEYICAGDIFQVVLSQRFRRPVGASPVNLYRALRCINPSPYMLLLQFPEFSLVGSSPEVMTQVKNGRAMVRPIAGTRRRGATPEEDLALEKELLADEKEIAEHLMLVDLGRNDVGRISEPGTVAPVPGKLMVIERYSHVMHIVSEVAGKMLADCDALDAVAATFPMGTVSGAPKIRAMEIIDELEPDRRGPYAGGCGYISYDGEMDTCILIRTMVVKDGTAYLQAGAGVVYDSDPDREYEETVNKAMALFKAVDFAEKGLES; translated from the coding sequence ATGATTTACCCCAGCCTTGAAGAATTCCGGCGGCTTTCCCGGCCCAACGCCGTGGTGCCGGTGTGCAAAGAAATCCTCGCCGACCTGGAAACCCCGGTCACGGCGTACCTGAAACTGTCCCGCGGGCAGACCTTCGCCTTCCTGCTGGAAAGCGTCGAGAAGGCCGACACCATCGGCCAGTACTCGTTCCTGGGCGCGAACCCCTCCATCGTGTTCCGTTCCAAGGGCCGCGAGGGGGTCATCGTCCGCGACGGGGTGGAGGAGAAGTTCACCTCGGACAACCCCCTGAACGAGCTGCGCGCCCTGATGAAACAGTACGAGCCGGTGCCCGTGCCGGGCCTGCCCGCCTTCCACGGCGGGGCGGTCGGCTACATCTCCTATGACCAGGTCCGCTTCTTCGAGAAGCTGCCGGACGACAACCCCGACCCGCTCAACCTGCCCGACCTCTACTACATGATTACCGACACGATCCTGATCTTCGACCACGTGAAGAACAAGATTCAGATCGTGTCGAACGCCCATGTGAGCGGGCCGGCCGACGCGGTGTACAACGAGGCCCTGCGCAAAATTCACGAGATCGAGCAGCGCCTGCGCGGGCCCCTGGTGGTTTCCACCGAGCGCCTGCACAACGCCGTCGAGGAGGTGCCCGTCGAGTCCAACTTCAGCCGCGAGGCCTTCTGCGGCGCCGTGCGCGCGGCGAAGGAGTACATCTGCGCGGGCGACATCTTCCAGGTGGTCCTCTCGCAGCGATTCCGCCGTCCCGTGGGCGCCAGCCCGGTGAACCTGTACCGGGCGCTGCGCTGCATCAACCCCTCGCCCTACATGCTCCTCCTCCAGTTCCCCGAGTTCTCCCTGGTGGGGTCCAGCCCCGAGGTGATGACCCAGGTGAAGAACGGCCGGGCGATGGTGCGGCCCATCGCGGGCACGCGGAGGCGCGGCGCGACGCCCGAGGAGGACCTCGCGCTGGAGAAGGAGCTGCTGGCGGACGAGAAGGAAATCGCCGAGCACCTGATGCTGGTGGACCTGGGCCGGAACGACGTGGGCCGCATCAGCGAGCCGGGAACCGTCGCGCCCGTGCCTGGGAAGCTCATGGTCATCGAGCGCTACTCGCACGTGATGCACATTGTCAGCGAGGTGGCCGGGAAAATGCTCGCGGACTGCGACGCCCTGGACGCCGTGGCCGCCACCTTCCCCATGGGCACCGTGAGCGGCGCGCCGAAAATCCGCGCCATGGAGATCATAGACGAACTGGAGCCGGACCGGCGCGGCCCCTACGCGGGCGGCTGCGGCTACATCAGCTACGACGGCGAGATGGACACGTGCATCCTCATCCGCACCATGGTGGTGAAGGACGGCACGGCCTACCTGCAGGCCGGCGCGGGCGTTGTCTACGACAGCGACCCGGACCGCGAGTACGAGGAAACCGTCAACAAGGCCATGGCCCTCTTCAAGGCCGTGGACTTCGCCGAGAAGGGGCTCGAATCATGA
- the hisF gene encoding imidazole glycerol phosphate synthase subunit HisF, with translation MLAKRVIPCLDVADGRVVKGVQFLGLRDAGDPVEIARRYDEEKADEIVFLDIRASTDNRETMLDVVRRTAEQVFMPLCVGGGIRTIEDIRRMLNAGADKVSINTPAIENPDFISRAASRFGAQCIVVAIDAKKRPESEGGGYYVKSHGGRDGGRATALEPVAWAVEAERRGAGEILLTCMDCDGTKDGYDIELTRAIADSVGIPVIASGGAGTLDHLRAALQEGGADAALAASIFHFQEHSILEAKEYLAKHGVPVRF, from the coding sequence ATGCTTGCCAAACGTGTCATACCGTGTCTAGATGTGGCGGACGGCCGGGTCGTAAAGGGGGTCCAGTTTCTGGGCCTGCGCGACGCCGGGGACCCCGTCGAGATCGCCCGGCGCTACGACGAGGAGAAGGCGGACGAGATCGTCTTCCTGGACATCCGCGCCTCGACGGACAACCGGGAGACCATGCTGGACGTGGTGCGCCGCACGGCGGAGCAGGTCTTCATGCCCCTCTGCGTGGGCGGCGGCATCCGCACCATCGAGGACATCCGCCGCATGCTGAACGCGGGCGCGGACAAGGTCTCGATCAACACGCCGGCCATTGAGAACCCGGACTTCATCAGCCGCGCGGCGTCGCGTTTCGGGGCGCAGTGCATCGTGGTGGCGATTGACGCGAAAAAGCGCCCCGAGTCCGAGGGCGGCGGCTATTACGTGAAAAGCCACGGCGGGCGCGACGGGGGCCGGGCCACGGCCCTTGAGCCCGTCGCCTGGGCAGTCGAGGCGGAGCGTCGGGGCGCCGGGGAAATCCTACTGACCTGCATGGACTGCGACGGCACCAAGGACGGCTACGACATCGAACTGACCCGGGCCATCGCGGACAGCGTCGGGATTCCCGTCATCGCCAGCGGCGGCGCGGGCACGCTGGACCACCTGCGCGCGGCCCTGCAGGAGGGCGGCGCGGACGCGGCCCTGGCCGCCTCCATCTTCCACTTCCAGGAGCACAGCATCCTGGAGGCGAAGGAATATCTTGCAAAACACGGTGTTCCTGTGAGATTCTAA